Proteins encoded by one window of Salvia splendens isolate huo1 chromosome 14, SspV2, whole genome shotgun sequence:
- the LOC121763921 gene encoding uncharacterized protein LOC121763921, with protein MARGNGGNAANSGNAGSSGSSNNSTLEDNSSPYYLHPSDNPSLQLVPQVLTGSNYINWSRSVTTALLAKNKLPFVNGTLLRPDDDHLLLPAWIRCNSMIVSWLRNSISPQICSSIMYLENAYEIWLDLRDRFSQSDSARSYQLRQQIMNLTQGQNDVSSYFTNLRIVWDEFKHFQPIAWCTCSNCRCNSARRWQISQEEDCTMQFLIGLNPSFSQIRSTILSMVPLPSLSKVFSMVVQEERQRNIDQAYISPSHSSSEQLFAANAASSSYGRGRLCTHCGKTNHTIDRCFVLHGFPPSFGRGRGKPTFRDSMQPKSVNLVEDNFADYSDKQFTNNATNSSVTAGSIHSTMEQCQHLMALLQSQLGMSSSPQSTSAPPENISAALIHSSTSSPQVPTSQSPHFAGNFTGDFDWEG; from the exons ATGGCTCGCGGCAATGGCGGCAACGCCGCTAACTCCGGCAACGCTGGAAGCAGCGGATCATCAAACAATTCTACTTTGGAGGACAATTCCAGTCCATATTACCTTCATCCAAGCGACAATCCTAGTTTGCAGCTTGTGCCTCAGGTTTTAACCGGATCAAACTACATCAattggagtagatctgtgaCTACAGCTCTTCTAGCTAAGAATAAACTACCTTTCGTCAATGGTACTCTTCTTCGACCGGATGATGATCATCTTCTCCTACCGGCATGGATTCGATGCAACAGCATGATAGTTTCATGGCTACGAAACTCGATTTCACCACAGATATGTTCCAGCATAATGTATCTGGAGAATGCCTATGAAATATGGCTGGATCTACGTGATCGCTTTTCTCAATCTGATTCTGCTAGATCCTATCAACTTCGACAGCAAATCATGAATCTCACACAAGGTCAGAATGATGTTagctcttattttactaatctGAGAATAGTCTGGGATGAATTTAAGCATTTCCAGCCGATTGCTTGGTGTACATGCTCCAATTGCCGTTGCAATAGCGCTCGGCGATGGCAGATTTCTCAAGAGGAGGATTGCACAATGCAATTCCTCATTGGCCTTAATCCAtctttttctcaaatccgatctACAATCCTCTCTATGGTACCTTTACCATCACTGTCAAAGGTCTTCTCCATGGTTGTGCAGGAAGAAAGACAACGAAATATTGATCAAGCCTATATTTctccttctcattcttcaagTGAACAATTGTTTGCTGCAAATGCAGCTTCCTCATCCTATGGCAGAGGCAGATTATGTACTCACTGTGGTAAAACAAATCACACTATTGATCGATGCTTTGTCCTACATGGTTTTCCACCTAGTTTTGGAAGAGGCAGAGGAAAACCTACATTTAGAGATTCTATGCAACCTAAATCAGTGAATTTGGTGGAGGATAACTTTGCTGATTATAGTGATAAACAATTCACTAACAATGCTACAAATTCCTCTGTTACAGCAGGTTCTATACATTCAACCATGGAGCAATGCCAACATCTCATGGCTTTACTGCAGTCTCAGCTTGGCATGTCTTCCTCTCCCCAATCCACTTCAGCTCCACCAGAAAACATCTCTGCCGCACTCATACATTCATCCACCTCATCACCTCAAGTTCCAACTTCACAATCACCTCACTTTGCTG GAAACTTCACAGGGGACTTTGATTGGGAAGGGTAA